One window from the genome of Bdellovibrionales bacterium encodes:
- the rsmA gene encoding 16S rRNA (adenine(1518)-N(6)/adenine(1519)-N(6))-dimethyltransferase RsmA, whose protein sequence is MSLYADEILKVKTLLKEFERYSKKSLGQNFLINRQKIELIIETVRALNPSRLIEVGPGLGALTTRLEVLTDDFHLIELDDVFAQYWEDKGKTVVRGDALRIDWSQVADKPSVLVSNLPYQIAARLVVDRSIAPFELTAMILMFQKEVAQRMTSKPKSKDYGLISVLAQTFWTVKNLTDLGPNDYHPPPKVASRVLTFVRKSVDPSLASEKYLAFVKASFAQQRKYLKKNLTALYAEENILNAFDELGISPQARPGDISVELYGNLYKLLAV, encoded by the coding sequence ATGTCTCTCTACGCCGACGAAATTCTGAAAGTCAAAACACTCCTTAAGGAGTTTGAGCGCTATTCTAAAAAGTCTTTAGGTCAAAATTTTCTAATCAATCGCCAAAAGATCGAGCTCATTATCGAAACGGTGAGAGCTCTAAATCCAAGTCGACTGATTGAAGTCGGTCCGGGACTTGGCGCACTGACCACTCGGCTCGAAGTTTTAACGGATGATTTTCATTTGATTGAGCTCGATGATGTTTTTGCCCAGTATTGGGAAGACAAAGGTAAGACGGTGGTGCGGGGGGATGCTTTACGTATTGATTGGTCTCAGGTGGCCGATAAGCCCTCCGTTCTGGTGAGCAATTTGCCCTATCAAATTGCCGCACGTTTAGTGGTCGATCGCTCGATCGCGCCCTTTGAGCTCACCGCGATGATTTTGATGTTTCAAAAAGAAGTGGCCCAGAGAATGACCTCTAAGCCTAAAAGCAAAGACTACGGATTGATCTCGGTACTTGCGCAGACGTTTTGGACGGTTAAAAATTTAACTGATCTAGGACCTAACGATTATCATCCTCCGCCCAAAGTGGCGAGCCGAGTGCTCACCTTTGTTCGCAAGTCTGTGGATCCTTCCCTCGCCTCGGAAAAGTATCTCGCTTTTGTAAAAGCCAGTTTTGCCCAACAGCGCAAATACCTTAAAAAGAATTTAACCGCACTTTACGCTGAGGAAAACATTCTGAATGCCTTTGATGAGTTAGGTATTTCTCCCCAAGCTCGCCCGGGGGACATTTCCGTTGAACTCTATGGGAACTTGTATAAATTGCTAGCAGTATGA
- the smpB gene encoding SsrA-binding protein SmpB, with amino-acid sequence MKIISENRKAWHDYEVLEKMEAGVVLTGSEVKSIRAGAINLKDSYVAFRGDEVFLQNAHISVYQQASYNNHEPERARKLLLNRSEINKLAGRIFEKGLSCVPLKMYFKDSRIKVEIAVVRGKKAHDKRSALKTKDMARETREAMKKTR; translated from the coding sequence ATGAAGATCATCAGCGAAAACCGTAAAGCCTGGCACGATTACGAAGTCCTCGAGAAGATGGAGGCGGGTGTCGTTTTAACCGGAAGTGAAGTGAAATCGATTCGTGCGGGCGCCATTAATCTCAAAGACTCCTACGTGGCCTTTCGGGGTGACGAAGTTTTTTTGCAGAACGCTCACATCAGTGTGTATCAGCAGGCGAGCTATAATAATCATGAGCCCGAGCGGGCTCGTAAGCTTTTACTCAACCGCTCTGAAATCAACAAACTCGCCGGAAGAATTTTCGAAAAGGGTCTCAGCTGTGTTCCCTTAAAAATGTACTTCAAAGACAGTCGAATCAAGGTGGAAATTGCAGTGGTGCGCGGTAAAAAAGCTCACGACAAGCGCAGTGCTTTAAAAACAAAGGACATGGCTCGAGAGACTCGCGAAGCCATGAAGAAGACGCGATGA